The following are encoded together in the Holophagales bacterium genome:
- a CDS encoding NADH-quinone oxidoreductase subunit N: MTGFLHVSPADLATVGPETFLCVLGIALVLLDAFARSLRPAFPYITLAGVAAANFLGGYAPGSAFAGAIEGSELTRFVDLLALAAVALATLGADALLSRDKRNQGEFYALLLWSAAGLMLMVKGNDLLVVFIGLEMMSIALYVMAAWYRDVPEATEAGMKYFLMGAFASTFFLYGLATVYGRLGSTRLTTLKGALANGEGFSDPMLQIGLLAILSALAFKIALVPFHAWAPDVYQGMTTPAVAFLSTAPKAAAVVVAIKVLSTLAPAGLGEPWRPLLSILAILSILFGNIVALAQRDLKRMLAYSGIAQMGYVAIGLATFDGAAFEGTLVFLAGYLATNVAAFLAVAALSNGEKEPHPLADLAGMGRQRPFAASVLTLAMLSLTGLPPTVGFIGKLLVFRAAVDAGLFTLALVGIFGSLVSAGYYLRVVYYLWMKEPSREVAAPQEDVLSGAAYILLTAAILVLGVLPRPLLDMARAAVQSLPR; encoded by the coding sequence GTGACCGGCTTCCTTCACGTCTCCCCCGCCGACCTCGCCACGGTCGGCCCCGAGACCTTCCTCTGCGTCCTGGGGATCGCGCTCGTCCTGCTCGACGCCTTCGCCCGGAGCCTGCGTCCCGCGTTTCCGTACATCACCCTCGCGGGCGTGGCGGCGGCGAACTTCCTCGGCGGCTACGCGCCCGGGAGCGCCTTCGCGGGAGCCATCGAGGGCTCCGAGCTGACCCGGTTCGTCGACCTCCTCGCGCTCGCGGCCGTCGCCCTCGCCACGCTCGGCGCCGACGCCCTCCTCTCGCGCGACAAGAGGAACCAGGGCGAGTTCTACGCCCTCCTCCTCTGGTCCGCCGCGGGCCTGATGCTCATGGTCAAGGGGAACGACCTCCTCGTCGTCTTCATCGGCCTCGAGATGATGTCGATCGCCCTCTACGTGATGGCGGCCTGGTACCGGGACGTCCCCGAGGCGACCGAGGCGGGGATGAAGTACTTCCTGATGGGCGCCTTCGCGTCCACCTTCTTCCTCTACGGCCTCGCCACGGTCTACGGGCGGCTCGGCTCCACGCGCCTGACGACCCTGAAGGGCGCGCTCGCCAATGGCGAGGGCTTCTCCGACCCGATGCTGCAGATCGGGCTGCTCGCCATTCTCTCGGCCCTCGCGTTCAAGATCGCTCTCGTTCCGTTCCACGCCTGGGCCCCCGACGTCTACCAGGGCATGACGACGCCGGCCGTCGCGTTCCTCTCGACGGCGCCGAAGGCCGCGGCCGTCGTCGTCGCCATCAAGGTCCTGTCGACGCTCGCCCCGGCCGGCCTCGGGGAGCCGTGGCGCCCGCTCCTTTCGATCCTGGCGATCCTCTCCATCCTCTTCGGGAACATCGTCGCCCTCGCGCAGCGTGACCTGAAACGGATGCTCGCCTACTCGGGCATTGCCCAGATGGGGTACGTCGCCATCGGGCTCGCGACCTTCGACGGTGCGGCGTTCGAGGGGACGCTCGTCTTCCTCGCGGGCTACCTCGCCACGAACGTCGCCGCGTTCCTCGCGGTGGCCGCGCTCTCGAACGGAGAGAAGGAGCCCCACCCCCTGGCCGACCTCGCCGGGATGGGACGCCAGCGCCCCTTCGCGGCCTCGGTGCTCACCCTCGCGATGCTCTCCCTCACGGGATTGCCGCCGACGGTCGGGTTCATCGGGAAGCTCCTCGTCTTCCGCGCCGCGGTGGACGCGGGCCTGTTCACGCTCGCCCTCGTCGGCATCTTCGGCAGCCTCGTCTCGGCGGGGTACTACCTGAGGGTCGTCTACTACCTCTGGATGAAGGAGCCGAGCCGCGAGGTCGCCGCTCCCCAGGAGGACGTCCTTTCCGGGGCCGCCTACATCCTCCTCACGGCGGCGATCCTCGTCCTGGGCGTCCTCCCCCGGCCGCTCCTGGACATGGCCCGGGCGGCCGTCCAGTCTCTCCCCCGCTGA
- a CDS encoding ABC transporter ATP-binding protein, giving the protein MSRAPSAGPSDAPLLSVRSLAVAFGDTCVVDGVSFDVARGEVVALVGESGAGKTVTGLSLLDLVPKPGRRVGGEVVFEGQNVGALGDREMRRLRGGGIGFVFQEPSAALDPVRTIGSELIDVLRRHRGLSRSEARAEALAWLSRVALPDPEARMGDLPHRMSGGMRQRAMVALALAGGPRLLVADEPTTALDVTIQAQILELLLRLRDELGLAVLLVTHDLDVVAQVASRALVMYAGEIVEEAPVERLLSAPEHPYTKALLASRPGGVEGAGRARIPAIGGTVPEPGAWPRGCRFAPRCPAAFARCAVEHPTARFRPGGRVACFLAQERLP; this is encoded by the coding sequence ATGAGCCGCGCCCCGTCCGCAGGCCCGAGCGACGCGCCGCTCCTCTCCGTACGGTCTCTCGCCGTCGCTTTCGGCGATACCTGCGTCGTCGACGGGGTGTCGTTCGACGTGGCGCGGGGCGAAGTCGTCGCGCTCGTCGGCGAGTCGGGCGCGGGAAAGACCGTCACGGGCCTCTCGCTCCTCGACCTCGTGCCGAAGCCGGGCCGGCGGGTCGGGGGCGAGGTCGTTTTCGAGGGGCAGAACGTCGGCGCGCTCGGGGACCGGGAGATGCGCCGTCTGCGAGGCGGCGGGATCGGCTTCGTGTTCCAGGAGCCGTCTGCCGCCCTCGACCCCGTCAGGACGATCGGAAGCGAGCTGATCGACGTCCTTCGTCGCCACCGCGGCCTCTCCCGATCCGAAGCCCGTGCGGAAGCGCTCGCGTGGCTCTCGCGCGTGGCGCTCCCGGACCCCGAGGCGCGGATGGGCGACCTGCCGCACCGGATGTCCGGCGGAATGCGCCAGCGCGCGATGGTCGCGCTCGCCCTCGCGGGCGGACCGCGACTCCTCGTGGCCGACGAGCCGACGACGGCGCTCGACGTCACGATCCAGGCGCAGATCCTCGAGCTCCTGCTCCGCCTGCGCGACGAGCTCGGTCTCGCGGTCCTTCTCGTGACGCACGACCTCGACGTCGTCGCCCAGGTCGCCAGTCGCGCTCTCGTGATGTACGCGGGCGAGATCGTCGAGGAAGCGCCCGTCGAGCGCCTCCTCTCGGCGCCCGAGCACCCGTACACGAAGGCCCTCCTCGCCTCGCGTCCCGGTGGGGTGGAAGGGGCGGGCCGGGCGCGGATTCCCGCGATCGGGGGCACCGTGCCCGAACCGGGGGCCTGGCCCCGGGGCTGTCGCTTCGCCCCTCGCTGCCCGGCCGCCTTCGCCCGCTGCGCCGTCGAGCACCCCACGGCCCGGTTCCGCCCGGGAGGCCGCGTGGCCTGCTTCCTCGCCCAGGAACGTCTCCCGTGA
- a CDS encoding YIP1 family protein gives MNDAAPGAVPTAPGEPEPGISPFSALSGTFTSPANTFAGLVRRPTWWLPLLLWLAGIAVVVLVSTPKIDMERTFREMFEARAAKTGQTMSDQQIREMVARSDRTPAKAAGWALPTSALMFLFVTLVLWGGARASGSEARFVQVAAVWSHANLPNVVGLFVAIPILASLPEASETQFSIQKALKSNVGAFLPADAPVFLSSVASSVDLFSLGALALLVVGMKKLPAMPPGGAVAVPVVLWTIYVLGKAAIAAVFLG, from the coding sequence GTGAACGACGCCGCACCCGGGGCCGTCCCGACGGCACCGGGCGAGCCGGAGCCGGGGATCTCTCCCTTCTCCGCGCTTTCCGGGACCTTCACGAGCCCCGCGAACACGTTCGCGGGGCTCGTCCGCCGTCCGACCTGGTGGCTCCCCCTGCTCCTCTGGCTCGCGGGGATCGCGGTCGTCGTCCTCGTCTCGACCCCGAAGATCGACATGGAGCGGACGTTCCGCGAGATGTTCGAGGCCCGCGCCGCGAAGACGGGGCAAACGATGTCGGACCAGCAGATCCGCGAGATGGTGGCCCGCTCGGACCGGACTCCCGCGAAGGCTGCGGGCTGGGCGCTTCCCACCTCGGCGCTGATGTTCCTCTTCGTCACGCTCGTCCTCTGGGGCGGCGCGCGCGCCTCCGGGTCGGAGGCGCGGTTCGTGCAGGTGGCGGCCGTCTGGAGCCACGCGAACCTCCCGAACGTCGTCGGCCTTTTCGTCGCGATCCCCATCCTGGCGTCGCTTCCGGAGGCCTCCGAGACGCAGTTCTCCATTCAGAAGGCGCTGAAGTCGAACGTCGGCGCGTTCCTCCCGGCGGACGCGCCGGTCTTCCTGTCGTCCGTCGCTTCGTCGGTCGACCTGTTCAGCCTCGGCGCGCTCGCGCTTCTCGTCGTCGGGATGAAGAAGCTGCCCGCGATGCCGCCCGGTGGCGCCGTGGCCGTTCCCGTCGTCCTCTGGACCATCTACGTTCTCGGAAAGGCGGCCATCGCGGCCGTGTTCCTGGGGTGA
- a CDS encoding ABC transporter ATP-binding protein has product MIEMREIEKTYVVGEEKVRALRGVTFTIARGEYVAIMGPSGSGKSTLMNLIGCLDTPTAGTYLLNGQLVQDLDDDALARIRNKEIGFVFQTFNLLPRTNALQQVELPLVYAGLARKERREKAEKALLHVGLTDRAHHNPNELSGGQRQRVAIARALVTNPSILLADEPTGNLDSQTGEDIMRLFRELNELGNAIVLVTHEEDIAAHAKRIIRIRDGQISDDRPNDSRRAEAVSRAKREALES; this is encoded by the coding sequence CTGATCGAGATGCGGGAGATCGAGAAGACCTACGTCGTGGGCGAGGAGAAGGTCCGCGCCCTCCGCGGGGTCACCTTCACCATCGCACGCGGCGAGTACGTCGCCATCATGGGACCGTCGGGCTCCGGGAAGTCGACGCTGATGAACCTCATCGGCTGCCTCGACACGCCGACCGCCGGGACGTACCTCCTCAACGGGCAGCTCGTGCAGGACCTCGACGACGACGCGCTGGCCCGGATCCGCAACAAGGAGATCGGGTTCGTCTTCCAGACGTTCAACCTCCTCCCGCGGACGAATGCCCTCCAGCAGGTCGAGCTCCCCCTCGTCTACGCCGGGCTGGCGCGGAAGGAACGGCGCGAGAAGGCCGAGAAGGCCCTCCTGCACGTCGGCCTGACCGACCGGGCGCACCACAACCCCAACGAGCTCTCGGGCGGCCAGAGGCAGCGTGTCGCCATCGCGCGGGCCCTCGTGACGAACCCCTCGATCCTCCTCGCCGACGAGCCGACGGGAAACCTCGACTCCCAGACGGGCGAGGACATCATGCGGCTCTTCCGCGAGCTGAACGAGCTGGGAAACGCGATCGTCCTCGTCACGCACGAAGAGGACATCGCAGCGCACGCCAAGCGGATCATCCGGATCCGCGACGGCCAGATTTCGGACGACCGCCCGAACGACTCGCGGCGCGCGGAGGCCGTCTCTCGCGCCAAGAGGGAAGCGCTCGAGTCCTGA
- a CDS encoding deoxyhypusine synthase, whose product MAKPKATSPFLSGRRIAPRPVRGSVRAADLIDQTFSAYNAARLREGCGLFAQRMLEPDVTVGVSLTGALTPAGLGLACLIPLMKAGFIDWMISTGANLYHDVHHGLGMPIHEGKPTFDDVALRNDGVIRIYDIVFPYEVLLDTDAFFREMLKAPDFQRPMSTAEFHWLAGRFLAARQKKLRVPPDQSVLASAYKYDVPIYTSSPGDSSIGMNVARRALEGGAFSFDVSADVNETASIVYAAKRSGGKSAVLIVGGGSPKNFLLQTEPQIQEVLGIDEAGHDFFLQLTDARPDTGGLSGATPSEAVSWGKIDPSALPDTVVCYCDATIALPLLTAYALARHAPRPLKRLYRRREESMGTLRSAFEAARRGEGLSKRAPADYHDRLRESAPAKKAHAGLRTHSAFGGTTKGKPAIRKPRKA is encoded by the coding sequence ATGGCCAAGCCGAAAGCCACGAGCCCGTTCCTCTCCGGCCGCCGGATCGCGCCCCGCCCCGTCCGGGGGAGCGTCCGCGCCGCGGACCTGATCGACCAGACCTTCTCCGCCTACAACGCCGCGCGCCTCCGCGAAGGGTGCGGGCTGTTCGCGCAGCGAATGCTCGAGCCCGACGTCACGGTCGGCGTCTCGCTGACGGGCGCACTGACACCTGCCGGCCTCGGCCTCGCCTGCCTCATCCCTCTCATGAAGGCCGGCTTCATCGACTGGATGATCTCCACGGGCGCGAACCTCTACCACGACGTCCACCACGGCCTCGGGATGCCGATCCACGAGGGGAAGCCGACGTTCGACGACGTCGCCCTGCGCAACGACGGCGTCATCCGGATCTACGACATCGTCTTCCCCTACGAGGTCCTCCTCGACACCGACGCCTTCTTCCGCGAGATGCTCAAGGCGCCCGACTTCCAGCGGCCGATGTCGACGGCCGAGTTCCACTGGCTCGCGGGGCGGTTCCTCGCCGCGCGCCAGAAGAAGCTCAGGGTCCCGCCGGACCAGTCGGTTCTCGCCTCGGCCTACAAGTACGACGTCCCGATCTACACGAGCTCCCCCGGCGACTCCTCGATCGGGATGAACGTCGCGCGGCGGGCGCTGGAGGGAGGGGCCTTCTCCTTCGACGTCTCGGCCGACGTGAACGAGACGGCTTCGATCGTCTACGCGGCCAAGAGGTCCGGCGGGAAGAGCGCCGTCCTCATCGTCGGGGGCGGGAGCCCGAAGAACTTCCTCCTCCAGACCGAGCCCCAGATCCAGGAGGTCCTCGGGATCGACGAGGCGGGGCACGACTTCTTCCTCCAGCTCACCGACGCGCGGCCCGATACGGGAGGCCTCTCGGGGGCAACGCCGTCCGAAGCGGTCTCCTGGGGCAAGATCGATCCGAGCGCCCTGCCCGACACGGTCGTCTGCTACTGCGACGCGACGATCGCGTTGCCCCTCCTGACGGCCTACGCCCTGGCGCGGCACGCGCCGCGCCCCCTCAAGCGCCTCTACCGCAGGCGCGAGGAGAGCATGGGAACGCTGCGTTCGGCGTTCGAGGCGGCCCGGCGCGGCGAAGGGCTCAGCAAGAGGGCGCCGGCGGACTACCACGACAGGCTTCGCGAGAGCGCCCCGGCGAAGAAGGCTCACGCCGGGTTGCGGACCCACTCCGCCTTCGGCGGGACGACGAAGGGGAAGCCGGCGATCAGGAAGCCGCGAAAGGCTTGA
- a CDS encoding redox-sensing transcriptional repressor Rex, which yields MTSAASRPRREGLSEAATHRLSLLLRSLGVLEAEGVETISSPGLAQRLGVNAAQIRKDLAHLGEFGVRGVGYGVADLRARLGAILGLDRVRVVVIVGAGHLGQALADSRNFNGESFRVDALFDVDGRKVGGKSRTGVPILHTGTLRETVARLGAEIGVLAVPAEDAEGSARALAEAGVRGILNFAPATVGPFAGATVKNVDLTLSLETLAIQLTPAGG from the coding sequence GTGACCTCGGCGGCCTCCCGCCCTCGCCGGGAGGGGCTTTCCGAGGCCGCGACCCACCGCCTCTCGCTGCTCCTGCGCAGCCTCGGCGTCCTCGAGGCCGAGGGCGTCGAGACGATCTCCTCGCCCGGGCTCGCCCAGCGCCTCGGCGTGAATGCCGCCCAGATCCGCAAGGACCTCGCGCACCTCGGCGAGTTCGGTGTCCGCGGCGTCGGCTACGGGGTCGCCGACCTGCGGGCCCGCCTCGGCGCGATCCTGGGGCTCGACCGGGTCCGGGTGGTCGTCATCGTCGGCGCCGGGCACCTCGGGCAGGCCCTCGCAGACTCGAGAAACTTCAACGGGGAATCGTTCCGCGTGGACGCTCTCTTCGACGTCGACGGGCGAAAGGTGGGCGGAAAGTCGCGGACGGGGGTCCCGATCCTCCACACCGGGACGCTGCGAGAGACCGTCGCCCGGCTGGGAGCCGAGATCGGCGTTCTCGCCGTGCCCGCCGAGGACGCCGAGGGCTCGGCAAGGGCGCTCGCGGAGGCCGGGGTACGCGGGATCCTGAACTTCGCCCCGGCGACCGTCGGGCCGTTCGCCGGGGCGACGGTGAAGAACGTCGACCTGACGCTGTCCCTCGAAACGCTCGCGATTCAGCTGACGCCCGCCGGCGGCTGA
- a CDS encoding ABC transporter ATP-binding protein: MTGIAPAVDARPLLRVRGLAKAFRASRPFLWGGTRREVRAVSDVSFDLAAGETLALVGESGSGKSTTARLILRLVAPDRGEVRFDGRDWLSLPLPELNRTRRDVGVVFQDPGSSLNPRMSVGTIVGEPLAIHRIGSADQRRERVRALLHAVGLPPQAAERRPGEFSGGQRQRIAIARALATEPKLVVLDEPVSALDVSIRAQILNLLLELQETTPSRPAYLLIGHDLGVVKHLADRTAVMYLGRIVEEGPTEVVLGSPRHPYTALLLASRPGLGRAGDPAALRRRRTAGEPASAASPPPGCPFHPRCPRAGDVCREQSPNEQIEPGISFRRFACHDPEPPSGGNFFPASP; encoded by the coding sequence GTGACGGGCATCGCGCCGGCCGTAGATGCGCGGCCCCTCCTCCGGGTGCGGGGTCTCGCGAAGGCCTTCCGTGCCTCGCGGCCGTTCCTCTGGGGCGGGACACGCCGCGAGGTTCGTGCCGTTTCCGACGTCTCTTTCGACCTCGCCGCCGGAGAGACGCTGGCACTCGTGGGCGAATCGGGCTCGGGAAAGAGCACGACGGCGCGGCTGATTCTCCGCCTCGTTGCGCCAGATCGCGGGGAGGTCCGGTTCGACGGGCGCGACTGGCTTTCGCTGCCCCTCCCGGAGCTCAACCGCACCCGCCGCGACGTCGGCGTCGTCTTCCAGGACCCGGGAAGCTCGCTCAACCCGCGGATGAGCGTCGGCACCATCGTCGGCGAGCCGCTCGCCATTCACCGGATCGGGAGCGCGGACCAGCGCCGCGAGCGCGTCCGCGCCCTCCTTCACGCGGTCGGCCTTCCCCCGCAGGCCGCCGAGCGCCGTCCGGGCGAGTTCTCCGGCGGACAGCGGCAGAGGATCGCCATTGCCCGGGCCCTGGCCACCGAGCCGAAGCTCGTCGTCCTCGACGAGCCGGTCTCCGCGCTCGACGTCTCCATCCGCGCGCAGATCCTGAACCTCCTTCTCGAGCTGCAGGAAACCACCCCGTCGAGGCCCGCCTACCTTCTCATCGGGCACGATCTCGGCGTCGTGAAGCACCTGGCCGACCGGACCGCGGTCATGTACCTCGGCCGGATCGTCGAGGAGGGGCCGACAGAGGTGGTCCTCGGCTCGCCCAGGCATCCCTATACGGCCCTTCTGCTCGCCTCCCGGCCCGGGCTCGGCAGGGCGGGGGATCCGGCGGCATTGCGCCGCCGGAGGACCGCAGGCGAGCCCGCATCGGCCGCCAGCCCCCCGCCCGGATGCCCGTTTCATCCCCGTTGTCCGCGGGCGGGAGACGTCTGCCGGGAGCAGAGTCCGAACGAGCAGATCGAGCCCGGGATATCGTTCCGGCGCTTCGCCTGCCACGACCCCGAGCCCCCCTCCGGGGGAAACTTTTTCCCCGCTTCTCCGTAA
- a CDS encoding TolC family protein, with translation MNIDDRERRFPRRAAAAALLALTPFWNGSALATDAGSRVVVPIGSGQRQAQPLPEGDRIELTLAQAIELALRNALDLDVASLSYQRSGFGIETASGIFDPNVTASASASSRETPTTSSFQAPASTSQRFDFGIGGLTELGTEYSLGFGGTRSDSPTRTTIPGYVEINPTFSAGLTASVNQPLLRGFGRDVNTRLVVQSRLLQDSSAWDFVASVQTAVQLVENAYWDLVYANANLDSKKEALDRANDFNRITKIKIDVGALAPIEIVQTEVTIAQREQEIILAEGQIGDAQDRLKRLLNVTDLSTWNRPIVPTDKPAEEKIEIDVEAGIRSALEVRPEVKQALVNIESRKVSLVYNRNELKPRLDARGTYGLAGVGYNNDLVKEGSSYSDAFSQIGSWDYPNWSIGLNFSVPLRNRTAKANAAIAATDLELAVTNLALLKQNLALEVRTAARNVDTARRSVAAAKKARELADRNLDAERKKFDNGMTTSFTVAQVQNDLTTARSNELLAIAGYLKSMVAWHKAVGDLLPTKNVELAGLPVSMEKTAGEGSRP, from the coding sequence TTGAACATCGACGATCGGGAGCGCCGTTTCCCGCGCCGCGCGGCCGCGGCCGCGCTCCTCGCCCTCACCCCGTTCTGGAACGGTTCTGCCCTCGCGACGGACGCGGGTAGCCGGGTGGTCGTTCCGATCGGGAGCGGGCAGAGACAGGCCCAGCCCCTCCCCGAGGGAGACCGCATCGAGCTGACCCTGGCGCAGGCCATCGAGCTCGCGCTGCGCAACGCTCTCGACCTGGACGTGGCCTCGCTCAGCTACCAGCGGTCAGGATTCGGCATCGAAACGGCCTCGGGCATCTTCGACCCGAACGTCACGGCATCGGCGAGCGCGTCTTCGCGCGAGACGCCGACGACCAGCAGCTTCCAGGCCCCGGCCTCCACCTCTCAGCGATTCGATTTCGGAATCGGCGGACTGACGGAGCTGGGTACGGAGTACAGCCTCGGGTTCGGCGGAACGCGGTCCGACTCCCCGACGAGGACGACGATTCCCGGCTACGTCGAGATCAATCCGACGTTCTCGGCCGGCCTGACGGCGTCCGTCAATCAGCCCCTTCTCAGGGGATTCGGCCGCGACGTGAACACCCGTCTCGTCGTCCAGAGCCGCCTCCTGCAGGATTCGTCGGCGTGGGACTTCGTGGCGAGCGTTCAGACCGCGGTCCAGCTCGTCGAGAACGCCTACTGGGACCTCGTCTACGCCAACGCGAACCTCGATTCCAAGAAGGAGGCGCTCGACCGGGCGAACGACTTCAACCGGATCACGAAGATCAAGATCGACGTCGGCGCGCTCGCCCCGATCGAGATCGTCCAGACCGAGGTGACGATCGCCCAGCGCGAGCAGGAGATCATCCTCGCCGAGGGGCAGATCGGGGACGCCCAGGACCGCCTGAAGCGGCTTCTCAACGTCACGGACCTCTCCACCTGGAACCGTCCCATCGTCCCGACCGACAAACCCGCCGAGGAGAAGATCGAGATCGACGTCGAAGCCGGAATCCGGTCCGCGCTCGAGGTGCGGCCCGAGGTCAAGCAGGCTCTCGTCAACATCGAGTCGCGGAAGGTCAGCCTCGTCTACAACCGCAACGAGCTCAAGCCGAGACTCGACGCCAGGGGCACGTACGGCCTCGCGGGCGTCGGCTACAACAACGACCTCGTCAAGGAAGGCTCGAGCTACTCGGACGCCTTCTCCCAGATCGGGAGCTGGGACTACCCGAACTGGTCCATCGGGCTGAACTTCTCCGTGCCCCTGAGGAACCGGACCGCGAAGGCGAACGCCGCCATCGCCGCCACGGACCTCGAGCTGGCCGTCACGAACCTCGCGCTCCTCAAGCAGAACCTCGCGCTCGAGGTGAGAACCGCGGCCCGCAACGTCGACACGGCCCGGCGGTCGGTCGCGGCGGCGAAGAAGGCGCGCGAGCTCGCCGACCGCAACCTCGACGCCGAGCGGAAGAAGTTCGACAACGGCATGACGACCTCGTTCACGGTCGCCCAGGTCCAGAACGACCTCACCACGGCGCGGTCGAACGAGCTGCTGGCGATCGCCGGCTACCTGAAGTCGATGGTCGCCTGGCACAAGGCCGTCGGCGACCTCCTGCCCACGAAGAACGTCGAGCTGGCGGGCCTGCCGGTCTCGATGGAGAAGACCGCCGGGGAGGGATCGCGCCCGTGA